One stretch of Micromonospora cremea DNA includes these proteins:
- a CDS encoding aldehyde dehydrogenase family protein, whose translation MLIDGQWVPAIDGRTYERLSPYDGHLVNTYANGDIEDARRGIVAARRAFDAGDWRWASVESRAAVLRKAAVLLRENKDRLAKLLSEEVGQPRQGGAVNEAANALEYYAWVATDRRDEAVTEQRADALGIIAREPVGVVGVLSAWNAPLSVVHKAAPALAVGCTVVVKPAHMTAGGVLELGRILQRAGLPDGVFNVVTSELANGSVVGHEIAASELVDMVTFTGSTATGRKVMAAAASTGKKVVLELGGKSPNVVFPDVPDLDAAVDAAFDGIMSLGGQACKAGSRLLLHRNIHEDFLARLAPKFDAVRLGDPLDAATTLGPLVSKEQRDRVHSLVQGATEAKVLLGGSYPTDGPLARGWFYEPTLIDRVTPQSTIAQTEVFGPVLSVLPFENDSQAIEIANGTMYGLAGAVWTADIDRALTFAKRLRSGTVWVNTYRESGLRNMPSGGWGASGLGLERSSEGINEFLLTKSIHIRLRPGR comes from the coding sequence ATGCTCATCGATGGGCAGTGGGTGCCTGCTATCGACGGACGCACATACGAGCGGCTCAGCCCGTACGACGGGCACCTGGTCAACACCTATGCCAACGGCGACATCGAGGACGCCCGCCGCGGCATCGTCGCGGCACGGCGCGCGTTCGATGCCGGCGACTGGCGATGGGCCTCGGTCGAGTCGCGGGCGGCGGTGCTGCGCAAGGCGGCCGTGCTGCTGCGCGAGAACAAGGACCGGCTGGCGAAGCTGCTGTCCGAGGAGGTCGGCCAGCCCAGGCAGGGCGGGGCCGTGAACGAAGCGGCCAACGCGCTGGAATACTACGCGTGGGTCGCCACCGATCGGCGGGACGAGGCAGTCACGGAGCAGCGGGCCGACGCCCTCGGGATCATCGCGCGCGAGCCCGTGGGTGTGGTAGGTGTTCTATCGGCGTGGAACGCGCCGCTGTCGGTGGTGCACAAGGCCGCTCCGGCGCTGGCCGTCGGCTGCACCGTCGTGGTAAAGCCGGCCCACATGACCGCCGGCGGCGTCCTCGAGCTCGGCCGCATCCTGCAGCGAGCCGGCCTGCCCGACGGCGTGTTCAACGTCGTCACCAGCGAACTCGCCAACGGGTCCGTCGTCGGGCACGAGATCGCAGCATCGGAGCTGGTCGACATGGTCACGTTTACCGGTTCGACCGCAACGGGGCGCAAGGTCATGGCCGCCGCCGCGTCGACCGGCAAGAAGGTCGTGCTCGAACTCGGGGGCAAGTCACCGAATGTCGTTTTCCCCGACGTGCCCGACCTCGACGCCGCGGTGGACGCCGCCTTCGACGGAATCATGAGTCTGGGCGGGCAGGCGTGCAAGGCTGGGTCGCGCCTGCTGCTGCACCGGAACATCCACGAGGATTTTCTCGCCCGGCTCGCCCCGAAGTTCGACGCGGTCCGGCTCGGCGACCCGCTCGACGCGGCCACCACGCTAGGCCCGCTGGTTAGCAAGGAGCAGCGCGACCGTGTGCACTCGCTCGTGCAGGGCGCCACCGAGGCGAAGGTGCTGCTGGGCGGTAGCTACCCGACCGACGGCCCGCTCGCCCGCGGCTGGTTCTACGAACCGACGCTCATCGATAGAGTCACACCCCAGTCGACCATCGCGCAGACCGAGGTGTTCGGTCCGGTGTTGTCGGTGCTGCCGTTCGAGAACGACAGCCAGGCCATCGAGATCGCCAACGGCACCATGTACGGTCTCGCCGGCGCGGTCTGGACCGCCGATATCGACCGAGCGCTGACGTTCGCCAAGCGCCTGCGCAGCGGCACCGTCTGGGTCAACACCTACCGCGAGTCGGGCCTGCGCAACATGCCATCGGGCGGGTGGGGCGCGAGCGGCCTCGGGCTGGAGCGCAGCAGCGAGGGCATCAACGAGTTCCTGCTCACCAAGAGCATCCATATCAGGCTCCGCCCGGGCCGTTAA
- a CDS encoding MmgE/PrpD family protein, translating into MEAAPSDPIRALVHHACTARFTDLPEQTVAAVQRAMLDTVGAGIAGTSTPMGRIVTAAALETGGRPDSTVWGYRQRVPAAEAAFVNAIMARCRELDDVHEGSPVVGMGHGGHVSVMVVPAVIAVAESLPHPVSGAELITAIAVGSDLIPRLRMAAGSAGRLGFEGPAVAPFGVAAAVGRLYGFDEDTMANAMGAAYAHCAGNVQATRDGAWDVWLNAGIAARAGFVAADLARRGHHGTGAPLLGAAGLYPLYFRGEYHERGLLTELGQTFEGTHLSTKLYSSCKYTHNPIYTLTELARQNGITAADIERISVLTNSHEMRVVVLDQEGQHKHEPATVGAAQFSLPFVLAIALVHGDVFPDTLTEESLHDPETLALAKRVVVQVDPAKDELLKKTGYPPDDVEIRTWDGRTVAACLPYTKGHPRNPVTFDEVVTKFERCCALSELSPSANVRAAFVDDVHALPTLSDCRHLVADLFRDAHDDVPVAATAA; encoded by the coding sequence ATGGAGGCCGCCCCGTCCGACCCGATCCGTGCGCTGGTGCACCACGCCTGCACGGCGCGCTTCACCGACCTGCCGGAGCAGACCGTCGCCGCCGTCCAGCGAGCGATGCTCGACACGGTCGGCGCCGGAATCGCGGGAACCTCCACGCCGATGGGCCGGATAGTCACGGCCGCGGCGCTGGAGACCGGTGGCCGCCCGGACAGCACAGTGTGGGGATACCGCCAGCGCGTGCCGGCGGCCGAGGCGGCCTTCGTCAACGCCATCATGGCACGGTGCCGCGAACTGGACGACGTGCACGAGGGCTCTCCGGTCGTCGGCATGGGCCACGGCGGCCACGTGAGTGTGATGGTGGTGCCGGCGGTGATCGCCGTCGCCGAGAGCCTGCCGCACCCGGTCAGCGGCGCGGAGCTCATCACCGCGATCGCCGTCGGCTCCGACCTGATCCCCCGCCTGCGGATGGCGGCCGGATCGGCGGGGCGGCTCGGATTCGAGGGACCCGCGGTGGCGCCGTTCGGCGTCGCCGCGGCGGTCGGCCGGCTCTATGGATTCGACGAGGACACGATGGCCAACGCGATGGGTGCCGCGTACGCCCATTGCGCGGGCAACGTGCAGGCCACCCGCGACGGTGCCTGGGACGTGTGGCTCAACGCCGGCATCGCCGCACGGGCCGGGTTCGTCGCGGCCGACCTCGCCCGCCGGGGCCATCACGGCACCGGCGCGCCGCTGCTCGGCGCCGCCGGCCTCTACCCGCTCTACTTCCGCGGCGAATACCACGAGCGGGGCCTCTTGACGGAGCTCGGCCAGACCTTCGAGGGAACCCACCTCAGCACGAAGCTGTACTCCTCATGTAAATACACGCATAATCCGATCTACACCCTCACGGAGCTGGCGCGCCAGAACGGGATCACGGCAGCGGATATCGAGCGCATCTCCGTGCTGACCAACAGCCACGAGATGCGGGTCGTGGTCCTAGACCAGGAGGGCCAGCACAAGCACGAGCCTGCCACCGTGGGCGCGGCGCAGTTCTCCCTGCCCTTCGTCCTGGCTATCGCCCTCGTCCACGGCGACGTGTTTCCGGACACGCTCACGGAGGAGAGCCTGCACGACCCAGAGACGCTCGCGCTAGCGAAGCGGGTCGTCGTGCAGGTGGACCCGGCGAAGGACGAGCTGCTGAAGAAGACCGGGTATCCACCGGACGACGTCGAAATCCGGACCTGGGACGGCCGGACCGTCGCCGCCTGCCTGCCATACACGAAGGGGCACCCGAGAAACCCAGTGACGTTCGACGAGGTAGTGACAAAGTTCGAACGATGCTGCGCGTTGTCGGAGCTATCGCCGAGTGCGAACGTGCGCGCCGCGTTCGTCGATGACGTGCACGCGCTGCCCACACTCTCGGACTGCCGCCACCTCGTCGCCGACCTCTTTAGGGACGCCCACGACGACGTCCCGGTCGCCGCCACCGCGGCCTGA
- a CDS encoding VOC family protein: MACRITEFVLDAHDPDLLARFWCEVLGYIELDRTDDGDVEIGPAGVGFGGPEPTIVFNRTDEPKTANLRLHIDVNPTDRDQDAELERLFAAGARRAEIGQTGNESWHVLADPEGNEFCLLRSRVAPI, encoded by the coding sequence ATGGCTTGCCGAATAACTGAGTTTGTGCTGGACGCGCATGACCCTGACCTGCTCGCCCGGTTCTGGTGCGAGGTCCTCGGCTATATCGAGCTGGACCGCACGGACGACGGCGACGTTGAGATCGGGCCGGCCGGTGTCGGCTTCGGCGGTCCGGAGCCCACCATCGTGTTCAACCGAACCGACGAGCCCAAGACAGCCAACCTACGCCTGCACATCGACGTCAATCCAACCGACCGCGACCAGGACGCCGAGCTAGAGCGGCTGTTCGCGGCCGGTGCCCGCCGAGCGGAGATCGGTCAGACGGGAAACGAGAGTTGGCACGTACTCGCCGACCCTGAGGGCAACGAGTTCTGCCTGCTGCGGTCGCGCGTGGCGCCGATATAG
- a CDS encoding DUF4041 domain-containing protein has protein sequence MAAENGELQKKLTAWHAEATKLQGQLNQRQGELTQLRGEHDRLQSEMRRLGQMAAFELEQYRDRLTQQTAELEQRVGALSQQVVVTEETVLLQEVGVYEYRHPLTDAVAYQGKLATFQDRIKAMAMKDGGAVQADTRWTVSGSEAKGRAMIRDYSKLVLRAYNAEADNLVRGLKPYKVDSAIERLNKVAETIARLGKSMDIQISNDYHRLRRKELELTADYLAKVAEEKEREREEKARLREERKVQQEIERERARLEKERQHYANALAALRAKGDAEGVAQMEERLAEVEAAAEAVDYRAANVRAGYVYVISNIGAFGEHMVKIGMTRRLDPLDRVRELSDASVPFNFDVHALFFSEDAVGIETQMHARLADRRVNLVNQRREFFHVTPQEAKTHLLALTGNLLQYDEVPEALEYRQSVTSARVEPVSGTSSATPGDGPNA, from the coding sequence TTGGCCGCCGAGAACGGTGAGCTGCAGAAGAAGCTGACCGCGTGGCATGCCGAGGCCACCAAGCTGCAGGGCCAGCTGAACCAGCGTCAGGGTGAGCTCACCCAGCTGCGAGGCGAGCACGACCGTCTGCAGTCCGAGATGCGGCGCCTGGGGCAGATGGCGGCGTTCGAGCTGGAGCAGTACCGCGACCGGCTGACGCAGCAGACAGCCGAGCTCGAACAGCGAGTGGGCGCGCTGAGCCAGCAGGTGGTCGTCACCGAGGAGACCGTGCTGCTGCAGGAGGTCGGGGTGTACGAGTACCGGCACCCGCTGACCGATGCCGTCGCCTACCAGGGCAAGCTCGCGACCTTCCAGGACCGGATCAAGGCTATGGCCATGAAGGATGGCGGCGCCGTCCAAGCGGACACCCGCTGGACCGTCTCCGGCTCCGAGGCCAAAGGACGGGCCATGATCCGGGACTACTCGAAGCTCGTCCTGCGCGCCTACAACGCCGAGGCCGACAACCTGGTCCGCGGCCTCAAGCCCTACAAGGTGGACTCGGCCATCGAGCGCCTGAACAAGGTGGCGGAAACGATCGCGCGTCTGGGCAAGTCGATGGACATCCAGATCTCCAACGACTACCACCGCCTACGCAGGAAGGAGCTCGAGCTCACCGCGGACTACCTGGCGAAGGTTGCCGAGGAGAAGGAGCGGGAGCGGGAGGAGAAGGCGCGCCTGCGCGAGGAGCGAAAGGTCCAGCAGGAGATCGAGCGCGAGCGCGCACGCCTGGAGAAGGAGAGGCAGCACTACGCCAACGCGCTCGCCGCCCTTCGGGCCAAGGGTGACGCCGAGGGCGTGGCCCAAATGGAGGAACGCCTCGCCGAGGTCGAGGCGGCGGCCGAGGCCGTGGACTATCGGGCCGCGAACGTCCGCGCCGGGTACGTCTACGTGATCTCCAACATCGGGGCTTTCGGCGAGCATATGGTGAAGATCGGCATGACCCGGCGACTCGACCCGCTCGACCGGGTGCGAGAGCTCAGCGACGCCTCGGTCCCGTTCAACTTCGACGTGCATGCCCTGTTCTTCTCCGAAGACGCCGTCGGCATCGAGACCCAGATGCATGCCCGCTTGGCGGACCGTCGCGTGAACCTCGTCAACCAGCGCCGCGAGTTCTTCCACGTCACCCCTCAGGAGGCCAAGACGCACCTGCTCGCGCTGACCGGCAACCTCCTGCAGTACGACGAGGTGCCTGAGGCCTTGGAGTACCGGCAGAGCGTCACTAGTGCGCGGGTGGAGCCGGTGAGCGGCACCAGCAGCGCGACACCTGGCGACGGCCCCAACGCCTGA
- a CDS encoding DUF4352 domain-containing protein has protein sequence MTRARQYSAAFALVTVLAGCGRGAEDPVTTSATLGPTSAAPASSTPTASPSASPSQDDMLAVGKTFTLRTNTMTTTVLRYTQPIGEEPPDGATFGGLEVRTCNLATASEPRQVNVAPWSLEWSDGKTNNNKWSNVVAAEYPFNYKTLKPGRCVKGWIVFTVPVKGKPFVAVYEGEGNRGQPAEWKLS, from the coding sequence ATGACTCGCGCCCGCCAATACTCCGCGGCTTTCGCCCTGGTCACTGTGCTCGCCGGGTGCGGCCGTGGGGCGGAGGATCCCGTTACGACCAGCGCCACGCTCGGCCCAACGTCCGCGGCCCCGGCCTCATCGACGCCGACCGCGTCGCCGTCGGCCAGCCCGAGTCAGGACGACATGCTCGCCGTCGGCAAGACCTTCACCCTTCGGACCAACACCATGACCACCACGGTGCTGCGGTACACGCAGCCGATCGGCGAGGAACCCCCTGACGGTGCGACTTTCGGTGGGCTCGAGGTGCGGACCTGCAACCTGGCCACCGCGAGCGAGCCACGGCAGGTGAATGTCGCCCCCTGGTCCCTGGAATGGTCGGACGGTAAGACCAACAACAACAAGTGGTCCAACGTCGTCGCTGCGGAGTACCCGTTCAACTACAAGACCCTTAAGCCGGGCCGGTGCGTGAAGGGGTGGATCGTCTTCACGGTGCCCGTGAAGGGCAAGCCGTTCGTGGCGGTGTACGAGGGAGAGGGGAACCGGGGTCAACCGGCTGAGTGGAAGCTGAGCTAG
- a CDS encoding alpha/beta fold hydrolase has product MPGQYPVALMVHGRSVPSLPVFKFGADVGPHVRYNWAKYLSKHDVRAFVMDLQGMGLSTRPYEMNDPRNVMVADRSKLVPPVSPTEPYPYPHPLTDTDSELAEVRKVLDWIYDYTGVRKVHLVGYSAASFALGRLAMTNPERVASLFLLAPVFPPYGLSARPIPYPVGYPPMRVVNKQEMITSWNNDAAFGAQRQPGIDDKMWGWTAMWDSTGSHWGNVSRYPNTLRWGWNKAEVQNNQNLGITVPVAIVRGNSDSQIILPTDPTDPNRRLPANFDDPGLTEKAGPPFNAKWLYFAIPGAKKLSITIYNTGHFMPWETQHDVLHTYSAQWIKGGSVDGYSQGMFLRHWSSGQLLPTA; this is encoded by the coding sequence GTGCCCGGACAATATCCGGTCGCCCTCATGGTGCACGGCAGGAGCGTTCCGTCCCTTCCGGTTTTCAAATTCGGCGCGGATGTTGGCCCTCATGTCCGATACAACTGGGCCAAATACCTCTCCAAGCACGACGTTCGGGCCTTTGTCATGGATCTGCAGGGTATGGGCTTATCAACTCGCCCGTACGAGATGAACGATCCTCGCAATGTGATGGTGGCCGACCGAAGCAAGCTCGTCCCGCCGGTGAGCCCAACCGAGCCGTACCCGTATCCGCATCCGCTGACGGATACGGACAGCGAACTCGCGGAAGTCCGCAAAGTCCTCGACTGGATCTACGACTACACCGGCGTGCGTAAGGTGCATCTCGTCGGCTACTCCGCGGCGTCCTTCGCCCTCGGACGACTCGCAATGACGAACCCGGAGCGAGTCGCTAGCTTGTTCCTGCTCGCACCCGTCTTCCCGCCCTACGGCCTGAGCGCACGGCCGATACCGTACCCCGTCGGCTACCCGCCAATGAGGGTTGTGAACAAACAGGAGATGATAACCTCGTGGAACAATGACGCTGCTTTTGGGGCGCAGCGGCAGCCCGGCATCGACGACAAGATGTGGGGTTGGACCGCGATGTGGGACAGCACCGGCAGTCATTGGGGTAACGTGTCGCGGTACCCGAATACTCTGCGGTGGGGATGGAACAAGGCGGAGGTTCAGAACAACCAGAACCTCGGCATCACTGTGCCCGTGGCCATCGTGCGCGGAAACAGCGACTCGCAAATAATCCTGCCTACAGACCCTACAGATCCTAATCGCCGTCTGCCTGCCAACTTCGATGACCCCGGCTTAACAGAGAAGGCAGGCCCGCCCTTCAACGCCAAATGGCTGTACTTCGCGATTCCCGGCGCCAAAAAGCTGTCGATCACAATTTACAACACCGGGCATTTCATGCCCTGGGAAACCCAGCACGATGTCCTGCATACCTACTCGGCCCAATGGATCAAAGGCGGGTCCGTCGACGGGTACAGCCAGGGTATGTTCCTTCGGCACTGGTCCTCCGGTCAACTCCTCCCTACTGCTTAG
- a CDS encoding ATP-dependent DNA ligase: MSHETPASLEKDGWRLLAFRESDGVYLQSRAGRNLTTYFPDITRVIREAIPAGVVLDGELIVFERGRTNFAQLQRRITAGRGLLRLARECPAHYVLFDLLADAGGEVILDLPLSERRARLEQLLVDAPTQLTLTPQTTDMQQVSDWLVNWTVAAGIEGVVTKRLGSRYELGRRGWWKFRIRLVTEAIVGGVTGSMRSPVTVLLGRFDRRGRLRYTGRTHPLTGAQREHLGGMLSPLNPLQRRRAAVVHPWPEPLPASWSGQLERPEPLRYVQVEPTVVAEIDADVAFEHGRWRHRVRYARARPDTSVYDVPLLLGEEEGYFGET, from the coding sequence CTGTCTCATGAGACACCGGCGAGTCTGGAGAAGGACGGTTGGCGTCTGCTCGCCTTTCGAGAGAGCGATGGGGTGTACCTCCAGTCGCGGGCCGGACGGAACCTCACCACCTACTTCCCGGACATCACCCGGGTGATCCGCGAGGCGATCCCGGCTGGTGTGGTGCTCGACGGTGAGTTGATCGTCTTCGAGCGCGGCCGGACGAACTTCGCGCAGCTGCAACGCCGGATCACCGCCGGCCGCGGCCTCCTGCGACTGGCGCGCGAGTGCCCGGCGCACTACGTGCTGTTCGATCTGCTCGCGGACGCCGGAGGCGAGGTGATCCTGGACCTGCCGCTGTCGGAGCGGCGGGCCCGGCTGGAGCAGCTGCTCGTCGACGCGCCGACGCAGCTCACCCTGACTCCGCAGACAACCGACATGCAGCAGGTCTCGGACTGGCTGGTGAACTGGACCGTCGCGGCGGGCATCGAGGGCGTGGTCACTAAGCGGCTGGGTTCCAGGTACGAGTTGGGCCGGCGCGGCTGGTGGAAGTTCCGGATCAGGCTCGTGACCGAGGCGATCGTCGGCGGGGTGACCGGCAGCATGCGCAGCCCCGTCACCGTTCTGCTCGGGCGGTTCGATCGGAGGGGCCGGCTGCGGTACACCGGCCGAACCCACCCGCTGACCGGCGCCCAGCGGGAGCATCTCGGCGGGATGCTGTCTCCGCTGAACCCTCTGCAGCGCCGCCGCGCCGCCGTGGTGCACCCGTGGCCGGAGCCGCTGCCGGCGTCCTGGTCGGGGCAGCTGGAGCGGCCGGAGCCGCTGCGGTACGTGCAGGTGGAACCGACGGTGGTGGCAGAAATCGACGCCGACGTCGCCTTCGAGCACGGACGGTGGCGGCACCGGGTGCGGTACGCGCGGGCCCGCCCGGACACCTCGGTGTACGACGTGCCGCTGCTGCTCGGCGAGGAGGAGGGCTACTTCGGCGAGACGTAG